One window of Gloeocapsa sp. PCC 73106 genomic DNA carries:
- a CDS encoding type II toxin-antitoxin system VapC family toxin: protein MNFLLDTHIFLWFINNDTQLPNNWRSLIEECSNEVYLSVVSLWEVILKYQLGKLTFPESPEVYLPKQRGRHLITNLDLDEKSVIQLIKLPPLHRDPFDRMLIAQAMEHRLILITVDSAIKAYLVEGLLLLPKE, encoded by the coding sequence ATGAATTTTCTTTTAGATACCCATATATTTCTGTGGTTTATTAACAATGATACTCAATTACCTAATAATTGGCGTAGTTTAATTGAAGAATGCAGCAATGAAGTTTATTTAAGCGTAGTTTCACTCTGGGAGGTGATTCTTAAATATCAGTTGGGAAAGTTAACATTTCCAGAATCTCCTGAAGTGTATCTTCCTAAACAGCGAGGTCGTCATTTAATCACTAATCTGGATTTAGATGAAAAAAGTGTAATTCAATTAATAAAGTTACCACCATTACATCGAGATCCCTTTGATAGAATGTTGATAGCTCAAGCGATGGAACATAGATTAATTTTAATCACCGTTGATTCTGCTATTAAAGCATATTTGGTAGAAGGATTATTACTACTACCAAAAGAGTAA
- a CDS encoding class I SAM-dependent methyltransferase, with protein sequence MATILRRWSYQYPPLYDSISGLAALPLGGNSRFRRLALTDLSIQPDTQVLDLCCGSGQTTGILTQFSHNVTGLDISPVALARAQQKVPQAKYIEGLAQAIPVGDQQFDLVHTSVALHEMTQTELTQIFAEVYRVLKPGGIFAFIDLHPPTNWLFWPPLAIFCWLFETETAWELLNTDLAAKLESAGFNVLLQQLYLGGSLQVSQSQKKK encoded by the coding sequence TTGGCTACCATTTTGAGACGCTGGAGTTATCAATATCCGCCTCTTTACGACTCTATTTCGGGTTTAGCTGCCCTTCCTTTGGGGGGGAATTCTCGATTTCGCCGTTTAGCTCTTACAGACTTATCGATACAACCTGATACTCAAGTGTTGGATCTTTGTTGCGGTTCGGGTCAAACTACAGGAATCCTAACCCAATTTTCCCATAATGTCACGGGTTTAGATATTTCTCCCGTAGCTCTTGCTAGAGCTCAACAGAAAGTGCCTCAAGCCAAGTATATAGAGGGATTAGCTCAAGCTATTCCTGTAGGGGATCAGCAATTTGATTTAGTTCATACTAGTGTCGCTTTACATGAAATGACTCAAACTGAGTTGACGCAAATTTTCGCCGAAGTGTATCGAGTTTTAAAACCAGGAGGAATATTTGCTTTTATAGATTTACATCCTCCTACTAACTGGTTATTTTGGCCCCCCTTGGCTATTTTTTGTTGGTTGTTTGAAACCGAAACAGCTTGGGAATTATTAAATACCGATTTAGCTGCTAAGTTAGAATCTGCAGGTTTTAATGTCTTGCTCCAACAACTGTATCTTGGTGGTAGCTTACAAGTCAGTCAAAGTCAAAAAAAGAAATAA
- the gpmI gene encoding 2,3-bisphosphoglycerate-independent phosphoglycerate mutase has protein sequence MAQALVSPVVLVILDGWGYREAEEGNAIAMANTPIMDSLWEVYPKTLIVTSGKKVGLPEGQMGNSEVGHLNLGAGRVVPQELVRISDAVEDGSIQQNPALVKVCQEVISRQGKLHLIGLCSDGGVHSHLNHLLGLLDLAKSQSVSEVCIHVITDGRDTNPNQGINAVAIIQDYIDKIGIGRIVTVSGRYYAMDRDRRWERVLKAYQVFTEDGPGNGRTAAEVIEASYAQEITDEFIEPTRVAPGAIASGDGIIFFNFRPDRSRQMCYAFVSPDFDGFPREMIQPLSFATFTQYDANLAVDVAFEPQNFSNILGEIVADHNLRQFRTAETEKYPHVTYFFNGGLEEPFPGEVRELIQSPMVATYDEAPAMSAAEVTDKACRAIEQGIYTLVVINYANPDMVGHTGNIDATIIAVETVDNCLGRLLTSIQKVGGTTMITADHGNAEYMIDEDGNPWTAHSTNPVPFILIEGEGRKIPAHGGQVALRENGCLADIAPTILEILQLPQPEEMTGRSLIKPIELEVNPNKTPVRISL, from the coding sequence ATGGCGCAAGCACTTGTATCTCCAGTGGTGCTAGTCATCTTAGATGGCTGGGGTTATCGCGAAGCCGAAGAAGGTAACGCGATAGCTATGGCAAATACACCCATAATGGACAGTCTCTGGGAAGTCTACCCCAAAACCCTAATTGTTACCTCGGGTAAAAAAGTTGGGCTTCCTGAAGGTCAAATGGGTAATTCAGAAGTAGGACATCTGAACTTAGGAGCGGGGAGGGTCGTACCTCAGGAGTTGGTACGAATTAGTGACGCCGTTGAAGACGGTTCCATACAACAAAATCCCGCCTTGGTTAAGGTATGTCAGGAAGTTATCTCTCGTCAGGGAAAGTTACATTTGATCGGTTTATGTTCCGACGGGGGAGTTCATTCTCATTTAAATCATTTGTTAGGATTACTTGATCTAGCCAAGTCTCAATCGGTAAGTGAAGTCTGTATTCACGTCATCACCGATGGTCGAGATACAAACCCCAACCAGGGAATCAATGCAGTAGCTATAATTCAAGATTATATTGATAAGATTGGTATAGGTCGGATCGTTACAGTAAGTGGACGATATTATGCAATGGATCGCGATCGCCGTTGGGAACGTGTGCTCAAAGCTTATCAAGTATTCACCGAAGATGGACCAGGAAACGGCAGAACCGCCGCCGAAGTGATAGAAGCTTCCTACGCTCAAGAAATAACCGATGAATTCATCGAGCCCACGCGCGTTGCTCCAGGGGCAATAGCATCAGGCGATGGAATTATTTTCTTTAACTTCCGTCCCGATAGATCTAGACAAATGTGTTACGCCTTTGTTAGTCCAGATTTCGACGGTTTTCCCCGGGAAATGATCCAACCTCTGAGTTTTGCTACCTTTACGCAATACGACGCCAATCTAGCAGTAGATGTGGCTTTTGAACCACAAAACTTCTCCAACATTCTCGGAGAAATTGTCGCTGACCACAACTTACGACAGTTTCGTACCGCAGAAACCGAAAAATATCCCCACGTGACTTATTTCTTTAACGGCGGTTTGGAAGAACCCTTTCCGGGAGAAGTTCGGGAATTAATTCAAAGTCCCATGGTGGCGACTTATGACGAAGCTCCCGCTATGTCTGCTGCAGAAGTTACCGACAAAGCTTGTCGAGCGATCGAACAGGGAATCTATACCCTGGTGGTGATTAATTATGCTAATCCAGACATGGTAGGACATACGGGGAATATAGATGCCACAATCATAGCGGTTGAAACTGTAGACAATTGTCTGGGACGCTTGCTCACCAGTATTCAAAAAGTTGGCGGTACAACAATGATTACAGCAGACCACGGTAATGCTGAATACATGATAGATGAAGATGGTAACCCATGGACCGCTCATAGCACTAACCCCGTTCCTTTTATCTTAATTGAGGGGGAAGGACGCAAAATCCCCGCACACGGCGGTCAAGTCGCCCTTAGAGAGAATGGATGTCTCGCCGACATCGCTCCCACTATTCTAGAAATCCTCCAATTACCTCAACCGGAAGAAATGACTGGACGTTCTCTGATTAAACCCATAGAATTAGAGGTTAATCCCAATAAAACCCCCGTCAGGATTTCTCTCTAA
- a CDS encoding YqeG family HAD IIIA-type phosphatase, with protein MINKGLLRPNLVLEGSILRLDAKIIDKYQLKGLILDVDDTLVPLQGTDVSPEILTWLETIRDKVVIWLVSNNLSRNRISRIANTLDLPYLFGAVKPSRRKLKQVLDIMNLKPEEVAMVGDRFFTDVLAGNRLGMFTILVEPISHPHSKPNPFYLRNLEVLFLQLLGLSFPGAEQNLTKQDKSS; from the coding sequence ATGATTAATAAAGGATTATTACGACCTAATTTGGTCTTAGAAGGCAGTATTTTGCGTCTTGACGCCAAGATTATTGACAAGTATCAACTGAAGGGTTTAATCTTGGACGTAGACGATACCCTAGTACCCCTACAGGGGACAGATGTATCCCCAGAAATACTCACTTGGCTAGAAACAATTCGAGATAAAGTAGTCATTTGGTTAGTTAGTAATAACCTCAGTCGCAATCGCATCAGTCGTATTGCGAATACCCTTGACTTACCCTATCTTTTTGGCGCGGTTAAACCCTCCCGCAGAAAACTCAAGCAGGTACTAGATATCATGAATTTAAAGCCCGAAGAAGTGGCTATGGTGGGCGATCGCTTTTTTACAGACGTTTTAGCTGGTAATCGTTTGGGTATGTTTACCATCTTAGTAGAGCCTATATCCCACCCTCACAGTAAACCCAATCCCTTTTATTTACGCAATCTAGAAGTGTTGTTCCTGCAACTGTTGGGACTGTCGTTTCCAGGGGCGGAACAAAACTTAACAAAACAGGATAAATCCTCATAA
- the purS gene encoding phosphoribosylformylglycinamidine synthase subunit PurS: MSQEYYARVYITLKPSVLDPAGTAVASGLHQLGYEQVTGVRIGKYIELTLKSDSEAEVQEQLSQMCEQLLANPVIENYCFELTPLSIK, translated from the coding sequence ATGTCCCAAGAATATTATGCCCGCGTTTATATCACCCTGAAACCTTCTGTACTCGATCCGGCGGGAACTGCTGTAGCCTCGGGTTTACATCAGTTGGGTTATGAGCAAGTCACGGGTGTGAGAATTGGTAAATATATAGAGTTAACCCTCAAGAGTGATTCAGAAGCAGAGGTTCAAGAGCAACTCTCTCAAATGTGTGAGCAACTCTTGGCTAACCCGGTGATTGAAAATTACTGTTTTGAACTAACTCCCCTATCCATTAAGTGA
- a CDS encoding DUF4332 domain-containing protein: MQSAFWSITDIPGIQSTEIDLLQHQGINTTQDLLAESATNQDQLALASRLQLDIRALHKWVALADLARIPSVGCTYSGMLLHSGIISVSQLTQARIDRLHRQILRLQVATTQRKDLCPSLALIQQWIQEAKSLAR, from the coding sequence ATGCAATCAGCTTTTTGGTCTATTACAGATATTCCCGGTATTCAATCAACGGAAATCGATCTGTTGCAACATCAAGGAATTAACACCACTCAAGACTTGTTAGCTGAATCAGCCACCAATCAAGATCAACTAGCTTTAGCTAGTCGATTACAACTGGATATTCGTGCGCTACATAAGTGGGTCGCTCTAGCAGATTTGGCGCGCATTCCCAGTGTTGGTTGCACTTACTCTGGTATGCTGTTGCATAGCGGTATTATTTCCGTTTCTCAGTTGACCCAAGCGAGAATCGATCGCTTACATCGACAAATTTTACGATTACAAGTAGCCACTACCCAACGGAAAGACTTGTGTCCCTCTCTAGCACTAATACAACAATGGATACAAGAAGCTAAATCCTTGGCCCGTTAA
- the hemH gene encoding ferrochelatase — MSRVGVLLLNLGGPDQLEDVRPFLYNLFSDPEIIRIPFPWLQQPLAWLISSLRAEKSQKNYLEIGGGSPLRRITEAQGEALEEVLGSHGQEAKVYVGMRYWHPYTEEAIARIKNDQITKLVIFPLYPQFSISTSGSSFRILEEMWSQDPSLKQIEYTLIPSWYNHQGYLEAMTDLIKAELDQFSHPEGVHIFFSAHGVPQSYVEEAGDPYQREIEECTKLVMATLNRPNNYTLAYQSRVGPVEWLKPYTEDALKELGSQGIKDLLVVPISFVSEHIETLQEIDIEYREVAHEAGITNFARVPALNTHTKFINALANLVTEALETEPCTFAQVTHPVKNMKMYPQERWQWGMTTTAEVWNGRLAMVGFIALIIELISGHGPLHFVGIL; from the coding sequence ATGAGCCGTGTTGGGGTTCTTTTATTGAACTTGGGTGGTCCTGATCAACTAGAGGACGTTCGCCCTTTCTTATATAATCTATTTTCTGATCCAGAAATCATTCGTATACCATTTCCTTGGTTACAACAACCACTAGCTTGGTTAATATCGAGTTTAAGAGCTGAAAAATCTCAAAAAAACTATTTAGAAATCGGTGGCGGGTCTCCTCTGCGTCGGATTACCGAAGCTCAAGGGGAAGCTTTAGAAGAAGTTTTAGGAAGTCACGGTCAAGAAGCTAAAGTATACGTAGGGATGCGTTATTGGCATCCTTATACAGAAGAAGCGATCGCTAGAATCAAAAATGATCAAATCACCAAACTAGTTATCTTTCCCTTGTACCCTCAATTTTCCATAAGTACCAGTGGTTCAAGTTTCCGCATTCTAGAAGAGATGTGGTCCCAAGATCCAAGCTTAAAGCAAATAGAGTACACTTTGATTCCTTCTTGGTATAATCATCAAGGCTATCTAGAAGCAATGACGGATTTAATCAAAGCTGAATTAGACCAATTTTCTCATCCCGAAGGAGTTCATATCTTTTTCAGCGCTCACGGTGTACCTCAAAGTTACGTAGAAGAAGCAGGAGATCCCTATCAGCGAGAGATAGAAGAGTGTACTAAACTAGTCATGGCGACCTTAAATCGACCCAATAACTACACTTTAGCTTATCAAAGCCGAGTCGGTCCAGTAGAGTGGCTAAAACCTTATACCGAAGATGCTCTCAAAGAACTTGGAAGTCAAGGAATTAAAGATTTGCTGGTTGTTCCTATTAGTTTTGTCTCAGAACATATCGAAACTCTACAAGAAATTGATATTGAATACCGAGAAGTCGCTCACGAAGCAGGAATAACAAACTTTGCTCGAGTTCCAGCTCTCAACACCCATACTAAGTTTATCAATGCTTTGGCTAATTTGGTGACCGAAGCGCTAGAAACGGAACCCTGTACTTTTGCTCAAGTCACTCATCCAGTTAAAAACATGAAAATGTATCCCCAAGAACGTTGGCAATGGGGAATGACCACCACCGCAGAGGTGTGGAACGGTCGCTTAGCTATGGTTGGTTTTATCGCTTTGATTATCGAGTTAATTAGCGGTCATGGTCCACTACATTTTGTAGGAATTTTATAA
- the proB gene encoding glutamate 5-kinase has protein sequence MSQPQTLVIKIGTSSLSESTNGKLALSTIAALVETLTRLRYQGYRVVLVSSGAVGIGCSRLNIQERPRKMAKKQAVAAVGQGRLMRVYDDLFSSLEQPIAQILLTRRDMIERNSYVNIFNTFQELFELGVIAIVNENDTVAIDELKFGDNDTLSALVASLIEADWLFILTDVDRLYSADPRVFPTAKPITLVNTEDFAQLEVNAGNKGSQWGTGGMATKLSAARIATSAGVRTVITQGKYPENILKILQGEPIGTQFEPASRGERARKRWIANGLVPLGKLYLDSGAVQAICQRGKSLLPAGIIAVEGNFAAADSVQLCNQQGEEIARGLVNYSSSEIEQIKGQQSAKIASVLGYLTAETIVHRDNLVIKDT, from the coding sequence ATGAGTCAGCCCCAAACCCTCGTGATTAAAATTGGGACATCGAGTCTCAGTGAAAGCACAAACGGCAAACTCGCACTTTCCACTATCGCCGCCTTAGTAGAAACTCTTACCCGCTTACGTTATCAAGGATACAGGGTAGTTCTAGTCTCATCAGGCGCTGTGGGAATCGGCTGTAGTCGCTTGAATATCCAAGAAAGACCGCGCAAAATGGCAAAAAAACAAGCAGTAGCTGCCGTAGGACAAGGGCGTCTCATGCGTGTCTATGATGATTTATTTAGTAGTCTGGAACAACCCATAGCTCAAATCTTGCTTACGCGTCGGGATATGATCGAGCGAAACTCTTATGTCAATATTTTTAATACCTTTCAAGAACTGTTCGAACTGGGAGTAATCGCGATCGTCAATGAAAACGATACGGTAGCGATCGATGAACTAAAATTTGGCGATAATGATACGCTTTCAGCCTTGGTGGCGAGTTTAATCGAAGCAGACTGGTTATTTATCTTAACCGATGTAGATCGACTCTATTCGGCTGATCCCCGAGTCTTTCCCACGGCTAAACCGATAACCCTCGTCAATACAGAAGATTTTGCTCAGTTAGAAGTAAACGCAGGGAATAAAGGCTCTCAGTGGGGTACAGGGGGTATGGCAACTAAATTGAGCGCCGCGCGCATTGCTACAAGCGCAGGAGTAAGAACGGTAATTACTCAAGGAAAATACCCAGAGAATATCTTAAAAATTTTACAGGGAGAACCAATAGGAACCCAATTTGAACCCGCTAGTCGTGGCGAAAGGGCTCGTAAACGCTGGATAGCTAACGGTTTAGTGCCACTAGGTAAATTATATCTAGATTCAGGAGCGGTCCAAGCCATTTGTCAACGGGGTAAATCTCTCTTACCCGCAGGAATAATAGCAGTAGAGGGGAATTTTGCCGCTGCTGACTCAGTACAATTATGCAATCAACAGGGGGAAGAAATCGCCAGAGGCTTAGTTAACTACAGTAGCAGCGAAATTGAACAGATCAAAGGTCAACAATCAGCTAAAATTGCCTCAGTCTTAGGTTATCTAACCGCAGAAACAATCGTACATCGCGATAATCTAGTAATTAAAGATACCTGA
- a CDS encoding type II toxin-antitoxin system VapC family toxin, which yields MSETVYIETSVIGYLTARSTQNLVIAGNIETTRDWWQNRRDDFVLYISQVVVDEVTKGDTEIALKRLEILNGLPLVELNQAVRNLSAQFLMRSNLPPKASDDAVHIAAATVHGLDYLLTWNCKHIANAQIQRKLAEISLDLGYELPIICTPYELLGD from the coding sequence GTGAGCGAAACCGTCTATATTGAAACCAGTGTTATTGGTTATCTGACAGCCAGATCGACCCAAAATTTGGTTATTGCTGGTAATATCGAAACGACAAGGGACTGGTGGCAAAATCGCCGTGATGATTTTGTTCTCTATATTTCACAGGTTGTTGTAGATGAAGTCACTAAGGGGGATACAGAGATTGCTTTGAAAAGGTTGGAAATTCTCAATGGATTGCCTTTAGTTGAACTCAATCAAGCTGTACGCAACTTGTCAGCCCAGTTTCTTATGCGAAGCAACCTTCCTCCCAAAGCTTCTGATGATGCGGTTCACATTGCGGCGGCGACTGTCCACGGGCTAGATTACTTGTTAACATGGAACTGTAAACATATTGCCAACGCTCAAATTCAGAGGAAGTTGGCAGAAATTAGTCTTGATTTGGGATACGAGTTACCCATAATTTGTACTCCTTACGAACTCTTAGGAGATTAA